From the Lactuca sativa cultivar Salinas chromosome 9, Lsat_Salinas_v11, whole genome shotgun sequence genome, the window acgagactggggctcccaactcgtcgagtagctctacaaaaataaataaattataattaaatgcaTACCATGAATCAGGCGTTACATCCTtagccctagtctagcatgcaattctcatacacatatagtaggcatataaggcatccttcctagatcattagtcctagtctagcatgcagttctcataatcatatcatatatcataacaaacatgtatgagtatcttagggaaaacttacttgagctcgaccgattACACGCAACACACTTCTTGTTCTTTTTCCAAAACCATCagttttaatttttagaaaaactatttccttgtaaaaatctttcaaaccctcgatttgagtctagacacccccgaaggtgtgtccgaatccctcaaaccaaggctctgataccaacttgtaacatcccaaatttcaagaccaaaaatttcatttttagtttaaaGATTCATAAAACAGATTACTAAAAACATCATCAATGTTATCTCATATCATGAAAACCATAAATCGATCATCTCAAAAACATATCATAGAAAAAATAATGTCAgaatacaaatcccaagaatctcatgtgcggaatatcatgtgtgtgatgcgatGCTATTGTGctggctcctttcccttcgaagaagaagtacctgaaacaaaaactataaactgtaagcacaaagtttagtgagaatccccatcataccacataccatacaaaaaaTATATTGTCTAACATATTCGGGTACTAgttaccccttcggtctctttcaaccgttAACTTGCCTAGCGTATCAGGGTGCTGGTCTACCCATTCGgtcctttcaaccggtaacttgcctagcatattagggtgctagcctacccctttggtcctttcgaccggtacctcgcctagcatatcagagtgctggcctaccccttcggtcctgtcgaccggtaacagggactatttcaccccttacttcTACCATATAACATATTGCTACATAAAcacataactatcatatactgcctagcatatcagggtgttggcatACCCCTTCGGTGCTTTCGACCGATACTAGGGCCTATCCTACCcatcctaccactatcacataatatcgaAGCATACTAGcgcataaagcataacagatagtggcacactagataattatcacaaagacaatcatctctactatactcttactagtgggccgacattggtgccttcaacctaattctactagaaggtaactcacctcaaatgtcgtgTAGTAGCCGAACTGTCCTCGGCTctggatcaactcctctcaaactcctacacataaaaactcctttaattaccctttcatactcataaccccttttagggtcaactctggtcaatggtcaaagtcaaagtcaacatcctggtcaaattcaacatactggttgactcaactcgtcgagttccattatCCATAAACCCTGAAAAtctcgatccaactcgtcgagttcctcttcataCAAAACCGGGACATTTCGctcacaactcgccgagttcctccttgaactcgtcgagttctttagtCTTCAACTCTCAAAACCatgtccaactcgttgagtcgtctcctagactcaacgagttttcCCAGTAACAGAAAATGTTGGGAgaccacgacccaactcgccgagttggatgaacaactcgtcgagtcccccttgGTCTAAATCCATTCAGTCACTTCCAGTCGAGTTCAATGCTTCTAAAGCATAGATCTGGTCCTTTAGGAccaagttaccacgtaaagttgctaactttacatccatgcatggtgTCATGAAGCTAGAAACACCAAAACCAAGCTATATAAGAGATCTAGGGCATAGGGAAGGGCTAAGGCttaataaagttggcaacttaagCCTCATAAGCTCATGGGTGCCTAGATCTGAATTCACAACTTCATGATAGACTCAAATCCCGAAAATGACTCCAGTATGGCCTAAAAGCAACaaaatacaaccctaaatgaagatctaagcaatggaaagccaaggtatcaactttatacctcaaatgagtcagaaatgcAGCTCAACTTCCAGATCTACTGGCTCCTTCTTGAAtcctcaagcttcttcttccttcttaaacttcaaaatcattaagaacacacaacaatggctcaaaacactcaaaggttgattagggtttcgtggctagggtttggaGTGATGGAGTTTGCAAATGAGGCCAACCTTTGGacgttaaggtgtttaaataggatgtaaaccctaaaaattagggtttcactctggcagccctactcgtcgagttgaggctcttaactcgtcgagtagacttcaagtcccgcGTCCAAGAATTCCGTTCCTACTTaacgagtttggggcctcaaactcatcgagtccctttgcaaaaatgagtaattcttatttaaaatacataccataaACAAACATTACATAAGCTGAGGGCGGAGAGAGCACTACATACTAATTATGCGGGCTTGGGAGCAAATCAGACATAAGCTGAGGGCCAGGAGGGCAATCCAAACTTATCTTGTGGGCTCAGGGGGTAATCCAGTCCGATGACTATGGACCCTAGGGTAATCCAGCCCGACGGTTGTGGGCCCAATATGCAtgttattatatgtttatgtgtggggGTACtttggtggaactcactaagctttggcatatagtttgattttatggtttcaTGTACATCAGAGGACATGGGCAAGGCGAATGCATGCTTGTACACATAATCCTGGATTTTtatatgacttatgattttggaaTACTCTGATTCATGATTATGATTTTAAGAAACTATGTTTTTATGTAAGTTATGGATTTTGGAATGGTTttataaatgaaaaattttgtcatggttttgggatgttacatattcaAAAAAATACATTTTACTCTGATTGATTTTAGAACAAATAGTTGTATGGATTTGAtggtttaaaatgaaaattcaaGTTGATATTTTTAGGATGTAACACCTAAATTTTTATCATAAAACTTTACAGAATAATCAAAAAGTGAAGAAATCATACACTTAATCGAGCAATACGAACCTGCAGTTGCAGTAGGAGTGAGCAACCAATCATAGTGAGATGAATATGCATGAACGAGAGATGCACAATTGGCATTGTACCAAAATTTATGAATGAAAGATTATAGTAATATAACATAACAATGTTAATAGTAAAAAATTGTATGCATGGTTCTTTTTTCATCTCTCTTttcaattaaataataaataaatcatGAAGAAGAAAATGACTATTTTAAACGAGTTAAAGATGCACACTtcataaatggatttttaaacTTGTGTGCTAACTTAACAGTCTTACACAGGTAACAAATATGAAAGTTTGACCATTACaaccaaaaaaaatttaaaaacaccACATAACAGTTAAAATTCTAAGTGTGTTTGGGATAactttttaaaatagttttttagctttttaaaaaactaataagctaaaaaaatgtttttgtatttaAAAAGcgttttttaaaacaactttttggatagaaaaaaaataaaattttcaaaaaactgGAAAATCCTAAATTTTGTAGCTTTTTAAGCCATTTTACTCCTAAAAAACAGTAAAGCCATAAGCTAATAAACATTTTTAAAGGCAACATTATGAACCTGATTAACAATTTGAGGTTTAAGATGTTCAAAATCACTATGCATCTATCCTTCCCAACATATAAAGACTACTGGCAGTCCTTATGCCCATAACCATGTCCCGCCCACTCCGTAAACCTAGCCACGATGCAATATGTCAGAATTCCACTAAAAAGGCTCCTTCCAAAACTCAATCActcaaaaacagaaaagaaattaCAGACCAgataaagaaagtcgaaaattgATTATCGACCTTTGGTAAATCGATATAGAAGTGTGGAATAAAAGATAGAGAAGAAGGATTAAAACTCACCTCCAAAACAATTGGTATTATTAGCCAGCTGATAATCCATTGTGGACAAAATCTTTGAAACCTGCAAACGAAACAAATAGAAAATAGGGCAAAATCTTTGAAACCTTCAAAATCATAGGTTCAGTGAGTGTAAGATAATCCGATAAAGCGACTCAGACTTGGAATTCGGCGATTGAAGTGGGCGGTGGTGAGTAAATACGTCTGTGATTGCGAGGGAAATTGCGATTGAAGTGGGGGTGAGCAAAGTGAGCAAATCTAATCGAAGGCAATGGCGGTGGAGGGATCAAAATTGGCCGGCTGAAAAGTTACGTCATCAACCGACCGATGAACAGTAACCGACTAGCTCTAGGTTACTGTTCATAAGCCTACTCAAGAAGATTAAGCTTTCCTTTATCGCTGTAGCCCACAAATGCTTCTTGAAAACGTCTCAAATTTTGTGCAAGCACACTGACCCTCAGAAATAAGCTTCTCAATACCTCTAGTCATTGAGGGTATATCTTCTTTATGAAAACATGTAAACTCAAAGTCTGGAAAATTATTGTCAGGGTGAAGTGGGCATCTTTCTAGGGTGAAATGTAACTCAGCTAAAGGACCAACCTCAAGTGATTCATGCACTCTACCAGAAGTATCATCCCTTCTGTTAAAAAATAAAGATCTAAACCCCAAACAACCATTTAAGTTGAAGTACACAACATTTTTTAAACAATCCATGGGAGCATGAAGTTGGGCCAAGTAATAACATTCTTTAAGATGTAACTTCTTGAGATTTGGGGTTAGCCCAAGGTCAAGGGTCCACGACTTTAAATGGTCAAGCCCAAGGGATACAATCTTATTACATTCATCAACCACTTGAATTTCCACCAAATAATCACATTTCACAAGATCCAACTCCTCGAGATTTGGAGTCTGCCCAAGATGAAAGATCCTCAACCATGAATTAGTGAATTTAATGGTCCTGAGATTTAGACATCTATGGGGCAAGTGAAGGTTTACCAAAACTTTGCATTCAGAAAGAGACAACTTACTGAGATTGGGAACCCGCCTGAGATCTAGGGTCCTCAACTTTAAATTGCTGATGTCGATGCATGTGAGTATCGGACATTcgtaaatgtgaaatttttctaGACTGGTGCATTTATGAAGATCTAACCTCTCAAGATTTGGACTTGGCCCAAAGTCAAGGGTCCTCCACTTTAAACCTCTAAGATAGAGGGACCTGAGCTTTAAACATTCGTTGGCCATGTGCAGTTCTTCCAGATCATAACAACTTCTAAGAACTAAATACTCGAGATTCGGAGTCAGCCCAATATCAAGGGTCCTCAAATTTGAATGATCAACATTGAGGGATCTTAGATTTAGACATCTATCAGGCATGTAAAGTTCTACCATATCACCACTTACAAGCAACAAGTTCTCAAGATTTGGAGTCAGCCCAAGGTCAAGGGTCCGCAACTTTACATCAAAAAGTTCAAGAGATCTGAGTTTTAGACATTCCCTGGGCATGTAAAGTTCTACCAAACCACCATATCGTTGAAGCCTCAACGTCTCGAGATTTGGAGCCAACCCAAGGTCAAGGGACCTCAAATTTGGACCACTGAGGAAAAGGAATTTGAGCTTGTTAAAAACCTAACATCagcaaaataacaaaatgaataTTGTTATAAGAGCAAATCAATGGATATATAGCATTATAATGAATTATGCCAAAACAATTAATCAACCATAATTCTACCTTTCTTTCTCCCCCTTCCCAAAGTTGTACAATACCGCTGTTAGCCATATGAAGCGCGACAAGATTATTTGCTTCAAATGTTTCGGGTAAAGACCTAAAAGGGTAATTGTACCATTGCAAATATCGTAAAGAATTTGGAAAGTATAGACTGACCTTATTAAATTTCCAATTACAACACAGAAAtcctaaagcatttaaaaagttTGGCACGAGTTTATCATTCTCCAAATTCAAGTGAAGATCTACCACATCAAGAAACCACAGTTCCTTCATCTTTCTAAGACCATTCATAAAAACTTTCGCATTGAATCTCAATGGAAAGAAGTGAATGCCTTTTGTTGCTTCAGTACCCTGTAATTCAAAAGAAGCCACCATGAAACTTGTATCTTAACAAAATTAAAATGTGTTAGTGTTcgccaacttaaatataaatgtgATCCGTAGTCCCTTACCAAGTCATTCACCAATATATTTTCAATTTCTTTGTAATTCCACAATCGGCTGTGCTGGTTAGGCATATCGGGGTGCGAACGACAAATAATATTTTTGGCCATTTCTTCTAAATGGTCATGCAGGCCCACACGTTCATCAAAATCATCATTAATAGTTATGAGAGATGTTTGCTCAAGAACCCTTAACCCAATTCTAGCATGAAATCCACGGCTTTCAAGTGCTATTATGGCCGTCTCTTTCTGCCAACCTTTCATTATGGTTGCAACATCTAGGAATATTTCTTTGTAATCGTCGTCTAGACCAATATAGCTTAATTCCAATTTTTTCTGGGTTTCCTCTAAAGGAATTGTTTTTAGTCTGGCCAAGGCATCTACCCATTCAAGCTTACTTTTACCACACAGAGACGAACCCAAAACTTTGATTGTCAAGGGAAGACCAGCAGCATAACATACTACTTCTCTAGATAACTCTTCATACCCATTACTTGGAATCTCTTTCCCAAATGCATACCTACTAAAGAGCCAAATTGCTTCCTTATCTGATAAAAGATTGACATTATGAATTAACTTTACTCCATGTGCTACAAGCACTTGCAAATCTCTTGTTGTAATAATAATCATACTTCCCGGCTTAAACCAATTAGGGTCACCAGCTAACGCCTCAAGTTGGTCTAGATGATCCACATCATCTAGAACAAGAAGAACCTTTCTACCGCGCATCATCCATGACATCATGTTTTTCCCCTCGCATTCACTGCCTACGTGGATGCctttatcatttaaaacatttgaaaggactTTATTTTGCAACAACTCCAAACCGGACAAAGA encodes:
- the LOC111889681 gene encoding disease resistance protein RPV1 isoform X1 produces the protein MASSSTSSVPKSFKYDVFLSFSGEDTRKNFIDHLYHALQQNNIYTYKDDKRIKKGKRISDELMGSIEASKYFIIVFSKNYASSSWCLDELVKIMDCHKTTKHTAYPVFYDVEPSEVRKQSGEVGEAFARHKKEEAAGKWREALKEAADLAGWELKNTANGHEAKFIRQIIEKLSLELRSIKVCIGKNLVGMETRINDIISSSGMASDDVSMIGIIGIGGGGKTTLAKTIFSKISFQFEGKAFIENVREVSNASLSGLELLQNKVLSNVLNDKGIHVGSECEGKNMMSWMMRGRKVLLVLDDVDHLDQLEALAGDPNWFKPGSMIIITTRDLQVLVAHGVKLIHNVNLLSDKEAIWLFSRYAFGKEIPSNGYEELSREVVCYAAGLPLTIKVLGSSLCGKSKLEWVDALARLKTIPLEETQKKLELSYIGLDDDYKEIFLDVATIMKGWQKETAIIALESRGFHARIGLRVLEQTSLITINDDFDERVGLHDHLEEMAKNIICRSHPDMPNQHSRLWNYKEIENILVNDLGTEATKGIHFFPLRFNAKVFMNGLRKMKELWFLDVVDLHLNLENDKLVPNFLNALGFLCCNWKFNKVSLYFPNSLRYLQWYNYPFRSLPETFEANNLVALHMANSGIVQLWEGGERKVFNKLKFLFLSGPNLRSLDLGLAPNLETLRLQRYGGLVELYMPRECLKLRSLELFDVKLRTLDLGLTPNLENLLLVSGDMVELYMPDRCLNLRSLNVDHSNLRTLDIGLTPNLEYLVLRSCYDLEELHMANECLKLRSLYLRGLKWRTLDFGPSPNLERLDLHKCTSLEKFHIYECPILTCIDISNLKLRTLDLRRVPNLSKLSLSECKVLVNLHLPHRCLNLRTIKFTNSWLRIFHLGQTPNLEELDLVKCDYLVEIQVVDECNKIVSLGLDHLKSWTLDLGLTPNLKKLHLKECYYLAQLHAPMDCLKNVVYFNLNGCLGFRSLFFNRRDDTSGRVHESLEVGPLAELHFTLERCPLHPDNNFPDFEFTCFHKEDIPSMTRGIEKLISEGQCACTKFETFSRSICGLQR
- the LOC111889681 gene encoding disease resistance protein RPV1 isoform X2, coding for MGSIEASKYFIIVFSKNYASSSWCLDELVKIMDCHKTTKHTAYPVFYDVEPSEVRKQSGEVGEAFARHKKEEAAGKWREALKEAADLAGWELKNTANGHEAKFIRQIIEKLSLELRSIKVCIGKNLVGMETRINDIISSSGMASDDVSMIGIIGIGGGGKTTLAKTIFSKISFQFEGKAFIENVREVSNASLSGLELLQNKVLSNVLNDKGIHVGSECEGKNMMSWMMRGRKVLLVLDDVDHLDQLEALAGDPNWFKPGSMIIITTRDLQVLVAHGVKLIHNVNLLSDKEAIWLFSRYAFGKEIPSNGYEELSREVVCYAAGLPLTIKVLGSSLCGKSKLEWVDALARLKTIPLEETQKKLELSYIGLDDDYKEIFLDVATIMKGWQKETAIIALESRGFHARIGLRVLEQTSLITINDDFDERVGLHDHLEEMAKNIICRSHPDMPNQHSRLWNYKEIENILVNDLGTEATKGIHFFPLRFNAKVFMNGLRKMKELWFLDVVDLHLNLENDKLVPNFLNALGFLCCNWKFNKVSLYFPNSLRYLQWYNYPFRSLPETFEANNLVALHMANSGIVQLWEGGERKVFNKLKFLFLSGPNLRSLDLGLAPNLETLRLQRYGGLVELYMPRECLKLRSLELFDVKLRTLDLGLTPNLENLLLVSGDMVELYMPDRCLNLRSLNVDHSNLRTLDIGLTPNLEYLVLRSCYDLEELHMANECLKLRSLYLRGLKWRTLDFGPSPNLERLDLHKCTSLEKFHIYECPILTCIDISNLKLRTLDLRRVPNLSKLSLSECKVLVNLHLPHRCLNLRTIKFTNSWLRIFHLGQTPNLEELDLVKCDYLVEIQVVDECNKIVSLGLDHLKSWTLDLGLTPNLKKLHLKECYYLAQLHAPMDCLKNVVYFNLNGCLGFRSLFFNRRDDTSGRVHESLEVGPLAELHFTLERCPLHPDNNFPDFEFTCFHKEDIPSMTRGIEKLISEGQCACTKFETFSRSICGLQR